In Arachis duranensis cultivar V14167 unplaced genomic scaffold, aradu.V14167.gnm2.J7QH unplaced_Scaffold_354585, whole genome shotgun sequence, the following are encoded in one genomic region:
- the LOC127744457 gene encoding uncharacterized protein LOC127744457, translating to MTMMGSRRQGVREGIPNVNYEREQETFMTTMNAVAEAVREAAVAVAMAVDRLGVRNGNENEHGEDSGNDENNLGHLERPMTLATFLKVKPPKFKGTLVATDADNWFRAIERSLRAQHVPEGQHVEFATYMLEGEAEHWWQGIQRLLQQDEGDIPWNTFKDEFYKKYFPRAARDAKEMELMQLKQGNTTVAEYARKFDDLCRFSKICQGNPANFEEWKCLKFEGGLHEDLMSSVVPFEIQNFAELVNKCKLVEEYAKKVIASKASRQGFPPRNYNGYNWQPRRTNFKTPGVPQRRNPQAGNVPACSVGGNGGRPRQDNGKRPQQVQVNTTCKQCGKDHGIKPCLFGTFNCYRCGGTGHIAKECPKIFARNPIRTQQQGRVFAMTADDAMQSDALIQCQCYVKNRFLTVLYDLGALHSFISLTVARELGLDFSELNFDLIVHTPASQNALTSLVCLQVPFTIRNRTFIHDLICLSLCGLEVILGLDWLSKYHVFLDCFERTAVIPSDSLDIKPFLSHTLYLNSVRVTLDGSDCEGYVLLAASSNDSEVRLEQIRVVKEFPDVFPDDIPEFPPQREIEFSLELVPGTGPISIAPYRMSPLELAELKKQLDELLGQS from the coding sequence atGACCATGATGGGTTCACGGAGACAAGGCGTACGGGAAGGAATTCCTAATGTTAACTACGAGAGGGAACAGGAGACGTTTATGACTACCATGAATGCTGTGGCTGAGGCAGTGCGTGAGGCTGCAGTAGCAGTAGCTATGGCTGTTGATCGTCTTGGAGTGAGAAACGGGAATGAGAATGAGCATGGGGAAGATAGTGGAAATGATGAGAATAACTTAGGGCATCTCGAAAGACCTATGACCCTTGCGACTTTTCTGAAAGTTAAACCGCCTAAGTTTAAAGGTACACTTGTTGCGACTGATGCTGACAATTGGTTTCGAGCTATCGAACGATCACTGCGAGCGCAACATGTTCCGGAAGGCCAGCACGTAGAGTTTGCTACTTATATGTTGGAAGGAGAAGCTGAGCATTGGTGGCAGGGGATACAACGACTGTTGCAACAAGATGAAGGCGATATTCCTTGGAATACTTTTAAGGATGAATTTTATAAGAAGTATTTTCCGAGGGCAGCTCGTGATGCTAAGGAGATGGAACTTatgcagctgaagcagggtaacACAACTGTTGCAGAATATGCCCGTAAGTTTGACGACTTGTGCCGTTTCTCCAAGATCTGCCAAGGGAATCCTGCTAACTTTGAAGAATGGAAGTGTTTGAAGTTCGAAGGGGGCCTTCATGAGGATCTGATGAGTTCTGTAGTTCCATTTGAGATACAAAATTTTGCTGAGCTGGTTAATAAGTGTAAGTTAGTAGAAGAATATGCTAAGAAGGTAATTGCCTCTAAAGCAAGTCGTCAAGGATTTCCACCAAGGAACTACAATGGCTATAATTGGCAACCACGAAGGACAAACTTCAAGACACCTGGTGTGCCACAGCGAAGGAATCCACAAGCTGGTAACGTTCCTGCTTGCTCTGTGGGTGGAAACGGAGGTAGACCGAGGCAGGATAATGGCAAACGACCTCAACAGGTGCAGGTGAACACTACATGCAAGCAATGTGGGAAGGATCATGGTATTAAGCCGTGTTTGTTTGGAACATTCAATTGTTATAGATGTGGAGGAACTGGACATATTGCTAAGGAATGCCCAAAGATATTCGCTCGGAATCCAATACGAACCCAACAACAAGGTCGAGTATTTGCCATGACTGCTGATGATGCTATGCAATCAGACGCCCTGATCCAATGTCAATGTTACGTCAAGAATCGATTTCTAACTGTACTGTATGATTTGGGTGCATTgcattcttttatttctttaactgTTGCTCGTGAGTTGGGACTAGATTTCTCTGAGTTGAACTTTGATCTAATTGTCCATACACCTGCATCCCAAAATGCTTTGACTAGTTTAGTGTGCCTGCAAGTACCATTCACTATTAGGAACAGAACTTTTATACATGATCTAATCTGTTTGTCTCTatgtggtttagaagttattctAGGATTAGATTGGTTGTCCAAGTATCATGTTTTCCTTGATTGCTTTGAAAGAACTGCTGTTATCCCGTCTGATAGTTTAGATATTAAACCATTTTTGTCACATACCTTATATCTGAATTCTGTAAGAGTTACCTTAGACGGGAGTGATTGTGAGGGGTACGTTCTGTTAGCGGCTAGCTCAAATGACAGTGAAGTAAGGTTAGAACAAATCCGAGTGGTAAAGGAATTTCCTGATGTTTTCCCGGATGACATACCTGAGTTTCCTCCTCAGCGGGAGATAGAATTCAGCCTTGAACTTGTACCTGGAACCGGACCAATTTCCATAGCACCGTACCGGATGTCACCACTGGAACTTGCAGAGTTGAAGAAGCAGTTGGATGAGCTACTTGGGCAGAGTTGA